In Nitrospira sp., one DNA window encodes the following:
- a CDS encoding exodeoxyribonuclease V subunit gamma, producing MLRLVTGPFHPTLESQLVDDLRALKTQDPQAALALIVPSDQLRLALKHLLVTRHGLALLNIHILSFHQLALQLNVERQVRAGAARKLELVTDVFFEELLRHLGRRRLPHTEALHLEQLPPGAWSALWASLRDLKDATVDPALAIRAVEEGQFSTEDAGKLKGLFTLYAAIREGASALGVGSPDDLTSLVTDFVPESSFLRGLSGLWYYGSYDLTQTQLTLLETLAGSCPVTVYFPIRAEPGFAFAQQFLERYLYPMAGAAQTAPVSATSASGFERPNVSVEVQNAVGVDDELTLVCKQILTLVESNGYRFEEIGVVGRTLAPYQSAIARIFDQHCLPFVSSAAMPLLHEPVVKTLIHLAQLKSNGLHRPAMLDVLTSSWKRRLSTDDGVPPRPDLWRMAVQALGITRGEEEWRRLGTFTRLESWADEGPSGAREEQDALPIDETQLRLLWNALSPLLDDVKRLPETGGYAALTDSFHALVERHLDLDPEGEACDDATAQGTVAQAVLDALGGVFEQMHMLDRLDLTVTWAEWTDTFVHILERTSCVLDSSAHQGVQVLDAMAARGVGFRALFVIGMNETVFPRAIHEDGFLRDRHRLVLSETLGYKIDQKLQGYGEEALLFELLSAAVSERLYLSYQRADVAGRPLTPSGYLDAFGNPSHGTPLESGLSLPRRWSERVDLPLFAPLLLTREELTLSEGLKGRDVSALLDLAGREGQVFSHGAAAQNVLEQSHAPLTAYDGMLQDQTRHWERVCERGLSPTALETYARCPFEYFAAKVLALTPTRVGTSMELPPPAMGQLCHDALRRCYQSLMEQGWAAATSSTSIVQMAVGRAVEEACAAYARTHGTGFHLTWEFAQAQVRQVVEAVLAFDCGAGNSGVSPIGCEVDATGILPNGTGGGTVPIRGRLDRIDRHPTSGALRVVDYKYRANGRVEAKDRNLLQSAVRAQRLQPALYALMALAESPTDGRPVFPEQVDFVYLLPQGKPAVECASFAASAWQGPSGPLLSQAVQTLLDGIRNGRHFIVPDTTHCRYCDYATLCRRTHQPTWWRAYRADQAKTLREIRSQKVSRD from the coding sequence ATGCTCCGCCTCGTTACCGGTCCGTTTCATCCCACGCTCGAATCCCAACTCGTCGATGATCTTCGTGCTCTGAAGACGCAGGACCCCCAAGCGGCGCTCGCCCTCATTGTGCCGTCGGATCAGTTGCGGCTGGCGCTCAAGCATCTACTGGTCACGCGGCATGGGCTGGCTTTGCTCAATATCCACATTCTGTCTTTTCACCAGCTCGCCTTGCAGTTGAATGTCGAGCGGCAGGTGCGGGCGGGAGCGGCGCGGAAGCTCGAGCTGGTCACGGATGTGTTCTTCGAGGAGCTGCTGCGGCATCTCGGGCGGCGCCGACTCCCGCATACGGAAGCGCTGCACCTCGAACAATTACCGCCCGGGGCTTGGTCGGCCCTGTGGGCCAGTCTGCGCGATCTGAAAGATGCGACCGTGGATCCTGCCCTGGCTATTCGTGCAGTGGAGGAGGGGCAGTTCTCGACGGAGGATGCGGGTAAGCTCAAGGGATTGTTCACCTTGTATGCCGCGATCCGGGAAGGCGCGTCCGCATTGGGTGTTGGGTCGCCGGATGATCTCACTTCGCTGGTGACCGACTTCGTTCCCGAGTCATCATTTCTGCGCGGACTCAGCGGCCTGTGGTACTACGGATCCTACGATCTGACACAAACGCAGTTGACCCTTCTGGAAACCCTGGCCGGCTCCTGTCCTGTCACGGTGTATTTCCCCATCAGGGCCGAACCTGGCTTTGCCTTCGCGCAACAGTTTTTAGAACGCTATCTCTACCCAATGGCGGGGGCGGCGCAGACGGCCCCAGTCTCGGCTACGTCGGCTAGTGGATTCGAACGACCCAATGTATCGGTTGAAGTTCAAAATGCCGTAGGGGTAGACGACGAACTGACGCTGGTCTGCAAGCAGATCCTGACGTTGGTCGAGTCCAACGGCTATCGCTTCGAGGAGATTGGTGTCGTAGGCCGGACCCTCGCCCCCTATCAGTCTGCGATTGCGCGAATCTTTGATCAGCATTGTCTTCCTTTTGTGTCGAGCGCCGCCATGCCGCTGTTGCACGAGCCGGTGGTGAAGACGCTCATCCACCTGGCTCAATTGAAGTCGAACGGGCTGCATCGGCCGGCGATGCTGGATGTGTTGACCTCCTCCTGGAAACGTCGTCTTAGCACCGACGACGGCGTGCCGCCGCGGCCTGATCTCTGGCGGATGGCGGTGCAGGCATTGGGCATCACGCGTGGCGAAGAAGAATGGCGACGGCTGGGGACGTTCACCCGGCTGGAATCGTGGGCGGACGAAGGCCCGTCAGGGGCTCGCGAGGAACAGGACGCCCTTCCTATCGACGAAACCCAACTCCGACTGCTCTGGAACGCGCTGTCGCCTTTGCTGGACGACGTGAAGCGCCTGCCGGAGACCGGCGGGTACGCGGCATTGACGGACTCGTTCCACGCGTTGGTCGAACGCCATCTCGATCTTGATCCCGAAGGCGAGGCGTGTGACGACGCGACGGCACAAGGAACAGTGGCGCAGGCTGTCCTGGACGCGCTGGGAGGGGTGTTCGAGCAGATGCACATGCTCGACCGACTTGACCTCACCGTCACCTGGGCGGAATGGACCGACACGTTCGTGCATATCTTGGAACGCACGAGTTGTGTGCTTGATTCCTCTGCGCATCAAGGAGTGCAGGTGCTGGATGCCATGGCCGCAAGGGGCGTGGGATTCCGCGCGCTCTTTGTGATCGGGATGAATGAAACGGTGTTCCCTCGGGCCATTCATGAGGACGGGTTCCTGCGTGACCGGCACCGGCTCGTGTTGAGTGAGACGCTGGGCTACAAGATCGATCAAAAACTGCAGGGATACGGGGAAGAAGCGCTCCTGTTCGAACTGCTTTCAGCCGCTGTCTCAGAGCGATTGTATCTGTCCTATCAGCGTGCCGATGTTGCCGGACGTCCACTGACGCCCTCCGGCTATCTGGATGCGTTCGGCAATCCGTCTCACGGGACGCCCTTGGAATCGGGGCTCTCCCTTCCCCGGCGATGGTCGGAGCGTGTCGACCTTCCGCTGTTTGCGCCACTGCTGCTGACCAGGGAAGAGTTGACCCTGAGCGAGGGGTTGAAGGGGCGGGACGTATCGGCGCTCTTGGACCTGGCCGGACGCGAGGGGCAGGTGTTTTCGCATGGAGCAGCCGCGCAGAACGTTTTGGAACAGAGTCATGCGCCGTTGACCGCCTATGACGGCATGCTCCAGGACCAGACTCGTCATTGGGAACGAGTGTGTGAACGAGGGCTCTCCCCGACGGCGCTCGAAACCTACGCCCGCTGTCCCTTTGAATATTTCGCGGCCAAGGTCTTGGCCCTGACACCGACGCGAGTGGGAACGTCGATGGAACTGCCGCCGCCGGCCATGGGGCAACTGTGCCATGACGCGTTGCGACGCTGCTACCAGAGCCTGATGGAACAGGGATGGGCGGCGGCCACGAGTTCGACCTCCATCGTGCAGATGGCCGTTGGGCGAGCTGTCGAGGAAGCGTGTGCCGCCTATGCGAGAACACATGGCACCGGGTTTCATCTCACCTGGGAGTTCGCGCAGGCGCAGGTACGGCAGGTGGTCGAAGCGGTGCTGGCTTTCGATTGCGGAGCGGGAAACTCAGGCGTGAGTCCGATCGGATGCGAAGTGGATGCGACGGGAATCCTACCGAATGGAACTGGGGGCGGAACCGTGCCGATTCGGGGCCGTTTGGATCGCATCGACCGCCACCCGACCTCCGGCGCCTTGCGAGTGGTTGACTATAAATACCGTGCGAACGGGCGAGTAGAGGCGAAGGATCGGAATCTACTCCAATCAGCGGTGCGTGCTCAGCGCCTGCAACCGGCCCTCTATGCCTTGATGGCCCTGGCCGAGTCTCCCACCGATGGAAGGCCAGTGTTTCCCGAACAGGTCGACTTTGTCTATCTGCTCCCACAAGGAAAGCCGGCGGTTGAATGCGCATCTTTTGCGGCCTCTGCCTGGCAAGGGCCATCCGGTCCCCTATTGAGTCAGGCAGTGCAGACCTTGCTGGATGGTATTCGGAATGGCCGGCATTTTATTGTGCCGGATACCACGCACTGTCGCTATTGTGACTATGCCACCCTGTGCCGCCGCACTCACCAACCGACTTGGTGGCGCGCCTATCGTGCCGACCAGGCGAAAACATTACGGGAGATACGTTCGCAGAAGGTGTCGCGTGACTGA
- a CDS encoding thioredoxin family protein — translation MPNITLLHSPTCGACPSAKRLWKELRVKYSFSYREVDITTPDGQELANRHSVRAVPATIIDGRLTFVGVPPRQSAEKALQLKMKPQGA, via the coding sequence ATGCCCAATATCACCTTGTTGCATTCACCGACCTGCGGAGCCTGCCCCTCGGCCAAGCGCCTGTGGAAGGAGCTGAGGGTAAAGTATAGCTTTAGCTATCGGGAAGTCGACATTACGACCCCGGACGGCCAAGAGCTGGCCAATCGCCATTCAGTGCGGGCGGTACCCGCGACGATTATCGACGGCCGACTAACCTTCGTCGGGGTGCCGCCTCGGCAAAGCGCTGAAAAGGCGTTGCAACTGAAGATGAAACCGCAGGGCGCGTGA
- a CDS encoding alpha-D-glucose phosphate-specific phosphoglucomutase, whose translation MAHHPRAGQPAQPEQLVDLLKLEQAYYQEIPDPSDPQQRVSFGTSGHRGSSLKRTFNEAHILAITQAICEYRTKMGTTGPLYIGKDTHALSAPAQRSALEVLAANGVHVRLDQQDGYTPTPVISHAILTTNRGRTAGQADGIIVTPSHNPPEDGGFKYNPPHGGPADTDVTKVIENRANELLAAKLHGVKRLPYEQALKASTTSRHDFVGAYVADLAHVVDLNRIKATKLRLAVDPLGGAAVAYWRPLAERYGLDLQIVNESVDPTFRFMTLDWDGKIRMDCSSPHAMASLITLKDRFDLAFGNDTDTDRHGIVTPGAGLMNPNHYLAAAIAYLFAHRPGWQSDAGIGKTVVSSSIIDRVAQSLTRRLVEVPVGFKWFVPGLSDGSLGFGGEESAGAAFLRLDGTTWVTDKDGIIMDLLAAEMLAVTGKNPAELYAELTARLGEPIYERIDAPATRTQKAALQKFSPQQVRSKELAGEPITAMLTEAPGNHAAIGGLKVTTANGWFAARPSGTEEVYKLYAESFKGQAHLRRIQEDAQALIGQVFAAAGA comes from the coding sequence ATGGCTCACCATCCCCGCGCCGGCCAACCGGCACAACCGGAACAGCTGGTCGATCTCCTCAAGCTCGAACAAGCCTATTATCAGGAGATCCCCGATCCCTCCGATCCTCAGCAACGAGTGAGTTTCGGCACTAGCGGACATCGCGGGTCATCGCTCAAGCGGACTTTTAACGAGGCACACATCCTCGCCATCACGCAGGCCATCTGCGAGTACCGCACCAAGATGGGCACGACCGGCCCACTCTACATCGGCAAGGATACCCATGCCCTGTCCGCTCCGGCACAACGAAGCGCACTGGAGGTCCTGGCCGCAAACGGGGTTCACGTCCGTCTCGATCAACAGGATGGCTACACCCCCACTCCCGTGATATCTCATGCCATCCTCACCACCAATCGTGGGCGGACCGCGGGCCAGGCCGATGGCATCATTGTGACGCCTTCGCATAACCCGCCCGAGGATGGCGGATTCAAATACAATCCTCCCCACGGCGGGCCAGCCGACACCGACGTGACGAAGGTGATCGAGAATCGGGCCAACGAATTGCTGGCGGCCAAGTTGCACGGAGTGAAGCGATTGCCCTACGAACAGGCACTGAAGGCCTCCACAACCTCGCGCCATGACTTTGTCGGGGCCTACGTGGCCGACCTGGCCCATGTGGTCGATCTCAACCGGATCAAGGCGACCAAGCTGCGTCTCGCTGTCGACCCGCTTGGCGGCGCAGCCGTGGCCTACTGGCGTCCCCTCGCCGAACGCTATGGGCTCGACTTGCAGATCGTCAACGAGTCGGTCGATCCAACCTTTCGCTTCATGACGCTGGATTGGGACGGCAAGATCCGCATGGATTGTTCCTCGCCCCACGCCATGGCATCCCTGATCACATTGAAAGACCGGTTCGATCTCGCCTTCGGCAATGATACCGATACGGATCGACACGGCATCGTCACCCCCGGCGCGGGATTGATGAACCCCAACCACTATCTGGCCGCGGCGATCGCCTATCTCTTTGCCCATCGCCCCGGCTGGCAGTCCGATGCAGGTATCGGCAAAACCGTGGTCAGCAGCAGCATCATCGACCGCGTGGCCCAATCACTCACACGCCGGTTAGTCGAAGTGCCGGTCGGCTTCAAATGGTTCGTCCCAGGACTCAGCGATGGTTCCTTGGGATTCGGTGGAGAAGAAAGCGCCGGCGCCGCGTTCCTGCGCCTCGACGGCACTACCTGGGTGACCGACAAGGACGGCATCATCATGGACCTGCTGGCGGCGGAAATGCTCGCGGTGACCGGGAAAAATCCTGCGGAGTTGTATGCGGAATTAACGGCGCGACTCGGCGAGCCGATCTATGAGCGGATTGATGCCCCGGCCACCAGAACACAAAAGGCCGCGCTGCAAAAGTTTTCCCCGCAGCAAGTCCGGAGTAAGGAACTCGCAGGAGAACCAATCACTGCCATGTTGACAGAAGCGCCGGGCAACCACGCCGCTATCGGCGGGCTCAAAGTCACCACGGCCAACGGATGGTTTGCCGCACGCCCGAGCGGCACCGAGGAGGTGTATAAGCTCTATGCGGAGAGTTTCAAGGGGCAGGCCCACCTCCGCCGGATTCAGGAAGATGCGCAGGCCCTAATCGGTCAGGTATTCGCCGCTGCTGGAGCCTAA
- a CDS encoding CHAP domain-containing protein encodes MPVLSRILISLALVAALNACAAPSSQGPRRAVTPLPDCCRTTKADARQQAIVRTAVNLVGAKTIESQGRRISYDCAGVTRAIYLAHGIDLYEGVATEGPSNGVGLIYSHLRKHGRLHRGPIVQAGDLVFFDNTWDFNGDGLVNDPLTHVGIVEAVEGDGTIVFISRVAGAIERYRMNVAQPHLHRAADGRILNDFMRRKHWRDGEQTAYLTGELFAAFGTRVVE; translated from the coding sequence ATGCCGGTATTGTCTCGCATCCTGATCAGCCTGGCCTTGGTCGCCGCATTGAACGCCTGTGCGGCCCCCTCATCGCAGGGCCCCCGCCGGGCGGTGACACCGTTGCCTGATTGCTGCCGTACCACGAAAGCCGATGCACGCCAGCAGGCCATCGTCCGGACCGCGGTGAACCTGGTCGGCGCCAAGACGATTGAGAGCCAGGGTCGGCGTATCAGCTATGATTGCGCCGGCGTCACGCGCGCCATCTATCTCGCCCATGGCATCGACCTCTACGAGGGCGTCGCTACCGAAGGGCCATCCAACGGCGTGGGCCTCATATACAGCCATCTCCGGAAACATGGCCGTCTCCACCGGGGGCCGATCGTGCAGGCCGGCGACCTGGTCTTCTTCGACAATACGTGGGACTTCAACGGAGACGGCCTCGTCAATGATCCCCTCACGCATGTGGGGATCGTGGAGGCGGTCGAGGGCGACGGGACCATCGTCTTTATCAGCCGGGTGGCCGGGGCCATCGAGCGATATCGAATGAATGTCGCGCAACCCCATCTCCACCGTGCCGCCGACGGTCGGATCCTCAATGACTTTATGCGCCGGAAACACTGGCGTGACGGAGAGCAGACGGCCTACCTGACCGGCGAGTTATTTGCGGCCTTCGGCACCAGAGTGGTAGAGTAA
- a CDS encoding DNA gyrase inhibitor YacG: MSPSPSSPCRCPECQGPTTWEGNRWRPFCSERCQLIDLGAWAGEQYRVAGPSLTVGGSEFSAPDNDRPA; the protein is encoded by the coding sequence TTGTCCCCTTCTCCTTCTTCACCATGCCGATGCCCCGAATGCCAGGGACCAACAACCTGGGAAGGGAATCGCTGGCGTCCGTTCTGCTCCGAACGTTGTCAGCTGATCGATTTGGGCGCTTGGGCGGGTGAGCAATACCGCGTGGCAGGGCCCAGCCTGACAGTGGGTGGATCGGAATTCTCTGCACCGGACAATGACCGACCGGCCTGA